From the genome of Cytophagales bacterium WSM2-2:
GGATGCAATTGCAGCTACGGGACTTGAAGCAGGAGGTCACCGTGTCTCCTTTATGAAATCAGCAGAAGCTTCACTCACCGGCACTTTTGCACTTATTCCGTTAGTTGCAGATCGTGTAAAGATTCCCGTCATTGCCGCAGGCGGCATTGCCGACGGAAGAGGAGTTGCTGCCGCTCTAACATTAGGTGCGGATGCTGTGCAAATCGGTACTGCTTTCCTGGCGTGTGAAGAAAGCAATGCTACCCCGGCACACAAAGCAAAGTTGTTTTCGAAGGATGCGAGAGAGACAGTTTTGACAAAAATGTTCAGCGGCCGGCTGGCACGTGGTATGAAAAGTAAATTATCAGAAGCCCTCGCGGCACATGAAAATAACTTTGCACCTTACCCAATCCAACGCCTGTTTGTGAGTTCACTTAGCGCAGCAGCAGTAGCCCAGGGAAAGTCGGACCTGATCACCTTCTGGTCGGGGCAAATTGCTCCCATATTAAAACATAAAAAAACAGAAGCACTGTTTCACGCCTTGGTGTCGGAAACGCAAAAGCTACTGGCGTGATTAATGCAACAGGATCAGCTTCCGTGTAAACGATTGCTGGCTTTCGATTGTCAGGATGATGACTTTTTCGCGTACATCTGCAACCCGAAGTTCAATCGCGTTTGTCGTGGCGGTGTAATTTCCTTCGAACACCAGCTTGCCCAAAAGAGAGTGGGCAGATACATGAACATTTTGCTCCCGTATTTTCTCATCTGTTGAAATATAGATCTTATCCGTTGCCGGATTAGGATAGACGCTTACCACAAGATTTTTATCAGGTACTTCCAGGGCGCCAAGTGCTCGTGACGTAAGTAATGACTTCCGGTGTGGACTGTTTTCAAGTACCGTACGCATGCGTGAGATCTGCTCGTTTGTGAAAATATTCATGCATCGGTCAAGAGAATAGTCCATATAGTTTTCAGTCATCACTGGGCGCCCGTCACAAGAAAGTGGTTTCGTAGCGGGGCATCCGGATGTGGCTGATCCTGCAGGAGGTGTGTCTTCACAATAATCAGTGTATTGTCCGCACGTGCCAAAGGTGTGAAGCAGTCCGAAGAAGTGACCTATCTCATGTGTCAGTGTTCTTCCCATATTATACTCGGGATCAAAATTGGTATCACCAGTTCCGAAATTGAGCGCACTGATAAATACACCGTCTCCGGCGGGCATATCTTTAGGCAAGCCTTCAAGATCTGAAAGCGGAAATCGCGCAGAGCCCAAGAGTAATCCGGGAGGAAGCCCAGTTGGAAATGACCAGATGTTCAAATATTGCTCCGGGTCCCAATAACTGAATTTCGAACAAGTAGTAATGATATCGCCATCGGAGGGCCCGATCTTGATTGTGGTCATATCCACCCGGTCAATGCCATCTGTGAGATTGCCATTGGGATCAATTTGTGCAAGGACGAACTGGATCCTCGTATCCCCTCCATCGGGATTGGTATTGAACCCCGGTGTTCCTGTCTTTCTTCTATAATCTTCATTGAGTGTCCGGATCTGGTTGATGATCCGTTCGGCTGGGAAATTATACCCATCACCCAAAGCATCACCCTGATGAAGAATATGTACTACAACGGGTACTACATAAGTTGCTGCCGACATCTCTGTCGACTTCATTTTTTGACCATAGAGCCAATGCTCAAAACGACCCGGCTCCTCATGCCGCTGTATTTCACACCGGTCTTGAGACATCACGTATTGAACAGGAAGAATAACTAGCGCAACGGAGACAAAAAGAAAATAACCCTTCATTCAGTGTTCGTAAAAAAAAATCCCTCACCACATATTTGACACCCGGTCAGGCGCAAAAGTTGTAAAGATATTTTAATAAGTTCTAACGGGTCGAATGAATTACTTATAGCCAATGGGTTAACAACCTGTTAACAGCAATTTATTTACAGAGCCCGTTTACAGACCTATGCAATTTTCCGCCTCAGCCAGCTTAAGACCCTATGTGAAAGGGTACACGGTGATTACTGTAGACCAGGATATTATAAATGAGGTGTTTTACCCAAGCGGGTATGTTGACTTTGCCGTTAACATTTCCGGTGGAAGCGCCATTACGATAATCAACGGTCGCTCTATTGACATGCCGAACGTAGAAGTGTTGGGGCACCTGACAATGCCCACACGTCTTACCGTTGCCAGGGGCATGTCTGTATTGATTGCACGCATCTATCCCTATGCTACACAGCTTTTTTTCCCGAATCCTGTTTCCGATTTCACCAACAACTCGATCGACCTCAGTGATATACGGAAAGATGATTCAAACCAATTCTATGAGCAGTTGATGCAGGGCCGGACTATTGAAGAGAAAGTTATGGCGCTGGATGATTTCCTTTTAGACAGACTCAAGCAGAACGAAAAGCTTTTGACAAAGGCCAACTTTCTTGCCCAGATGTGCAACCGGATTTGTGCCGAAGGTGATGCCTTCGATATCAGACGCCTTGCTGAGAATTACGGCTTTTCGGAAAGGTATATTCAGAAGTTGTTCAATAATGTGGTCGGCCTTTCACCACGGGAGTTTTTCACCGTTCAGCGATTCAACAAAAGCCTGGAGCTCATCCGGACTTCACAAGCACAGCTAACATCGATTGCATATGACTGTGGCTACTATGACCAGGCGCACTTTATTAAAGAGTTCCGGAAGTTCACCGGCATCACTCCATCTGAGGCACGGCCTTCGCTCTCCGTTGGATGAGTTTAAGAGAAGGCAGGCATTCCTAATAGAATCCTAATCAGCAACGCCTGCCTTAAAATCACTTCACTAGTTCGCGATTACTACTGAACATATCGCGATACATCTTCCAGCCGTCTTTTGTTTTCTTCCAGAGTACCAGGATCTTTCCGCTGTCGACTTGTTTGCCGTTGAGATCAAACAGGTCGAAGAGCGTTTCTTCGGTGACGTATTCTACGCCATCACCATATACATTGACAAGAGTGAATTTGGCACGCAGTTTCGGGTTGTCATTAAAGAACTTTAAGATGGCATCACGACCGCATAAAAGAGGAGAGTTGGGAGGCAGAAGGCATGCATCTTCGGTGTATCGGCTCAAAATAGATCCGTCTCCTTTGATCACCAGATCAGAGTAGATGGCATTACTCGCTTCAATTGCCTTTCGTGCTTCTGCGAGCAGCGTATTCTGTCTTGACTGTGCGTAACACACACATGAAGCGACAATAAGTAGTAAACTGGATAACCTGATTTTTTTCATAAGCTGTATTGTTTATTTCAACAAATGAAGCAAGCAGTAGTAATCTGGAATTGTATGATAACGAACAATGCAAGACAGGTACGCCATATAAGGTTCATACAAAAAAATATTGAATTAGTCCAGTGGCATCTGGGGCAAAGTCCCATTGTTGAAATTTGAATCATTCGTTAAATTGAGATAATTGGCGGGTCCTTTTTTTAATGTTCTATTTTATGACCTTGCTTGACACCAAGGGTGCTTTGCCTGGTGAGCGCCAAAATTTAATTGATCAAACCAGGCTCATGAGAATTTCATTTGTGTTCATCCTACTGGTAATTGCAATTTCAATTGCAGGATTACTCGGCTGGGGTTTTGATATTCTATTTCTCATCCGTCCGGTTGCGGGAGCCGCGGCCATGAATCCATTGACTTCTGTTAATTTCATCCTCTTTGCAGGAGGTGTGTTTTTAACACTTCGTGCATCAAAGTCAAACATCGTACTGGTTGTGATTGCCGTGGTATGCTTCTGTTGCACCTACAAACTGCTCGATTTGTTATTGGGCTTTTCATTTCACATCGATCAGGTACTTTTTAAAGACAAAATCAATGCGGATGCCTTTAGTCACATTCCAAGTCGAATGGCAGTGAATACTTGCGTCAACTTTATGGTTTTAAGTTTTTGTTTGTTGTCAGTTAGGTTCGATCATAGAGCCAGGGTTCATCAGATCGCGGCATTGCCGGTCATTATTTCTGCGGGTTTTGCTATTCTGGGTTACCTATATAAAGTGCCTGAGTTCTTTGGTGGATTGCCTTATTTTCCGATGGCGCCAGTCACAGCGGTATCATTCGTTCTGCTGGCCTCGAGTATTCTGCTGTTAAGACCGGGCGAAGGCATTATCGGTGAGTTTACAGGTACGTACTCCGGCAGACTTGCTACTCGCTACCTGATGCCGCTGGTCGTTGTTCTTCCTGTTTTCGTTGGTTATATCAGGATGTGGGGACACTGGCGTTCGTTGTTTTCAACCGAGTTTGGTGTGACTATGATCATTGCCACCTTTACTACTGCCTTTGCTGTTATTGTGTGGCAAGCGGTGGCTGTTCTCAACCGGAGAGACAGGCTTAAAGAAAAATACGAAGAGGAGCTTCGGATACTCAATAAAGAAGTGAATGCGGCCAATGAAGAAATGGCAACACTCAACGAAGAAATGACTGCTTCAAATGAAGAATTGCTTTCCAGCAATGAGGAGCTAACGATCATCAACGAGCGGCTGGAGGAGGCTAATCAAACCATAGCGAAACAGAAAGATGAGCAGCTGAACCGCGTACTTGATTCAAGTAACGATGCGATATGGTCTTTCGATCTTACCGGGCATGGTGAAAACTACTTGAGCCGGTCGGCAGAGAAAATCTACGGTGAACCCCTGACGCAACTTATTCAACGGCCTTATTTTTGGCTTGAGTATCTGCATCCCGATGACAAACAGATCAAAGAGGAGAGTCAGGAGCGACTGAAGCAATCCGGATTTACAGAATGCACCTATCGGATCATATTGTCGGATGGTATTCACTGGATGCACGACCGGCTTAGGCTGATCCGTGACAAAGACGGCAAGGATATACGGTTGGAGGGAATAGCTTCGGATGTTACGGAGATCAAAAAGCAGGAATACGAGCTTCATCTTCAGCGGGAAAACCTGGACATCATTTTCAGCAATTCAACCGACCACTTTATCCTGATCGATGCCGAAAGAAAGATTGTATTCTTCAACAGGACGTATGAGCGGTTCTCGATTGACGTGGTTGGAATACGGCCACGCCCTGGAATGCACTTCCTGGATGTTATTCCGCCTAACCGGAGAGAGGCTTCCTCGGCTTTGATGGATCGTGCCATGAAAGGAGAGACTATTTCAACGGAAGCCAAAGTGACCGGCTCGCTGGTCAAGTATTACCACGCAAGATATATGCCAGTGATACAAGACGGAAAAGTGACGCACGTCACCATCTGTTCCACTGACATCACTGAAAGAAAAGCGCAAGAGGTGCAACTGGCTGAATCGGAAGCTAACCTTCGAAGTATCGTGAACTCGACCCTGGACGGGTTTTTATTGCTGAACAGCGACTGCGAGATCATAGCCGTGAACGACAGCTACCGCGAAATGATGACAGGCATTCTCGGCAATTTCCGCGTAGGAAGATCCATTTTCGAATTACTTCCGGAGGAGCGTCATACTGTTTTCCAGGAATACCTCGACCGGGTGAGGGAGGGTCACACGGTCAAATACCATGCGAGCAGGCAGAAAGATAGTCTGCGAAAGTGGTTCGATGTAACGATGACACCTGTGCAGACTGATAAAGAAGAATTCCTGGGATATTGTATCACAACACACGACATCACTGCCGAAAAGCAAGCGGAGGAAGCTATTCGCGCCAGTGAAGAAAGATACCGGGCCCTGGTGGAATACAGCAATGATGTGACCAGTATTATTGACTTCAATGGGAATGTATTGTTCACGAGTACAAATATTTCACGCATTTTAGGATATGAAGGGCTTGTTGCCTACGAAAATATTATTCACCCTGACGATCGCGAACTGTTTGAACGGAGCCTTGCCTCGTTTGCGAATACTCCCGGGAAGTCTTTTCCTTCCACCATTCGCGTGATGCACAAAGACGGTAACTGGCGCTGGATGGAAGGGATGTCATCCAATTTGTCTCATATACCTTCCATCAAGGGAATTGTTTCCACGCACCACGATATTACCGAGAAGCGGATGATCGAGGAAAAACTTGATCAAAATCAATACTTCCTTGATAAGGCAGCCGAGGCAGCCAACATTGGCTATTGGACTTCCGAGCCAGATACGGAAAATGGCAGAGTAACCTGGTCGCAGGAGGTCTATTCGATATTTGAAATGGACACAAATGAGTTTGACGGAAAGGCTTCGTCTTTCTATCAATTGGTGCATCCGGAAGACCGGGAGAAGGTGGCAGAGGTGGCACGGATTTCTTTGCATGAGGGACAGATATACAACGTAGACCATCGCATCCAGTTGAAAAATGGCAGATCCAAATGGGTGAATGAACGCGCCAGAATCCTGAGAAATGAAAAAGGCGAGCCTACACTGATGGTGGGAATTGTTCAAGATATCAACGACCGTAAAATTATTGAACAAGTGCTGCGTGAATACAATGACCGCCACGAAATCCTGAACCGCGCCACTAACGATATCATCTGGGACTGGGATGTAGTCAAGGATAAATGTGTCTATAACCAAGCCATGCAATCCGTGCTCGGGTATTCCGAAAGTACCATAGAATTGAACATTGAGTGGCTCAGGAAAAAGATTCACCCGGACGATCACGACAGGGTAATCGCTGAGGTAAAAGAAGTTTTTGCAAAGCAACTCCTCAACTGGGAGTCATCCTATCGCT
Proteins encoded in this window:
- a CDS encoding nitronate monooxygenase, with the translated sequence MWNDTRITKLLGIKYPIIQGPFGGGLSSTVLASTVSNLGGMGSFGAQPLTPEKILEVNAEIKSKTTKPYALNIWVSNKDERADSYSEEEFQKLCQLFKPYFDELSIPLPAKPTSLGSQFAEQVQAVLEAQPPVMSFVFGIPSPEILEACRRKNIKTIGTATTAEEAVALEAAGVDAIAATGLEAGGHRVSFMKSAEASLTGTFALIPLVADRVKIPVIAAGGIADGRGVAAALTLGADAVQIGTAFLACEESNATPAHKAKLFSKDARETVLTKMFSGRLARGMKSKLSEALAAHENNFAPYPIQRLFVSSLSAAAVAQGKSDLITFWSGQIAPILKHKKTEALFHALVSETQKLLA